The Streptococcus toyakuensis genome has a window encoding:
- the polA gene encoding DNA polymerase I, with protein MDKKKLLLIDGSSVAFRAFFALYQQLDRFKNAAGLHTNAIYGFQLMLSHLLERVEPSHILVAFDAGKTTFRTEMYADYKGGRAKTPDEFREQFPFIRELLDHMGIRHYELAQYEADDIIGTLDKLAEQDGFDITIVSGDKDLIQLTDEHTVVEISKKGVAEFEAFTPEYLMEKMGITPTQFIDLKALMGDKSDNIPGVTKIGEKTGIKLLLEHGSLEGIYENIDGMKASKMKENLINDKEQAFLSKTLATIDTKAPIEIGLEDLVYSGPDVENLGKFYDEMGFKQLKQTLNVSSADVTESLDFTIVNQISQDMLSEESIFHFELFGENYHTDDLVGFAWSCGEKLYATDKLELLQEPIFKDFLEKTPLRVYDFKKAKVLLHRFGLDLQSPAFDSRLAKYLLSTVEDNEIATIASLYGQTYLVDDETFYGKGVKKAIPEREKFLEHLARKLAVLVETEPVLLEKLSENGQLELLYDMEQPLAFVLAKMEIAGITVKKETLLEMQAENELVIEKLTQEIYELAGEEFNINSPKQLGVLLFEKLGLPLEYTKKTKTGYSTAVDVLERLAPIAPIVKKILDYRQIAKIQSTYVIGLQDWILADGKIHTRYVQDLTQTGRLSSVDPNLQNIPVRLEQGRLIRKAFVPEWEDSVLLSSDYSQIELRVLAHISKDEHLIKAFQDGADIHTSTAMRVFGIERPEDVTPNDRRNAKAVNFGVVYGISDFGLSNNLGISRKEAKAYIDTYFERFPGIKNYMDEVVREARDKGYVETLFKRRRELPDINSRNFNIRGFAERTAINSPIQGSAADILKIAMIQLDKALVAGGYQTKMLLQVHDEIVLEVPKSELAEMKKLVKQIMEEAIQLSVPLIADENEGATWYEAK; from the coding sequence ATGGATAAGAAAAAATTATTATTGATTGATGGGTCTTCTGTTGCTTTTCGGGCGTTTTTTGCGCTCTATCAGCAGTTGGACCGTTTTAAGAATGCGGCTGGTTTGCATACCAATGCCATTTATGGCTTTCAGTTGATGTTGAGTCATTTATTGGAGCGGGTTGAGCCCAGTCATATTTTGGTAGCTTTTGATGCGGGGAAGACGACCTTCCGGACAGAGATGTATGCGGACTATAAGGGTGGTCGGGCTAAGACTCCTGATGAGTTTCGTGAGCAATTTCCTTTCATTCGTGAGTTGTTGGATCATATGGGGATTCGTCACTATGAGTTGGCTCAGTATGAGGCAGATGACATCATTGGGACGCTGGATAAACTAGCTGAGCAGGATGGTTTTGATATTACCATTGTCAGTGGGGACAAGGACTTGATTCAGCTGACGGATGAGCATACGGTGGTTGAGATTTCCAAGAAAGGTGTGGCTGAGTTTGAGGCCTTTACGCCAGAATATCTTATGGAAAAGATGGGCATCACACCGACTCAGTTTATCGATCTCAAGGCACTCATGGGTGATAAGTCGGATAATATCCCTGGAGTAACCAAAATCGGTGAAAAGACGGGTATCAAGCTCTTGCTGGAGCATGGCTCACTCGAGGGGATTTATGAGAATATCGATGGGATGAAGGCTTCTAAGATGAAGGAAAATCTTATCAATGATAAGGAACAGGCCTTTTTGTCTAAAACACTAGCGACCATTGATACCAAGGCACCGATTGAGATTGGTTTGGAGGACTTGGTCTATAGTGGTCCAGATGTGGAAAATCTTGGAAAATTCTACGATGAGATGGGCTTCAAACAGCTCAAGCAGACTTTAAATGTGTCGTCAGCTGATGTGACTGAGAGTTTGGATTTTACTATTGTTAACCAAATCAGTCAAGATATGCTGAGTGAAGAGTCTATCTTCCATTTTGAGCTTTTTGGTGAGAATTACCATACGGATGATTTGGTTGGTTTTGCTTGGTCTTGTGGGGAAAAGCTCTATGCCACAGACAAGCTTGAGCTGTTGCAAGAGCCGATTTTCAAGGATTTCCTAGAAAAAACACCTCTGAGAGTGTATGACTTCAAAAAGGCTAAAGTTCTTTTGCATCGTTTTGGTCTGGATTTGCAGTCACCTGCTTTTGATAGTCGTTTGGCTAAATACCTCCTTTCGACTGTGGAGGACAATGAAATTGCGACTATTGCTAGTCTTTATGGTCAGACTTATTTGGTTGATGATGAGACTTTCTACGGTAAAGGTGTTAAAAAGGCCATTCCTGAACGCGAGAAATTCTTAGAACATTTGGCACGTAAACTTGCTGTTTTGGTCGAAACAGAGCCTGTTTTACTTGAAAAACTCAGCGAAAATGGGCAATTAGAGCTTCTTTATGATATGGAGCAACCTCTGGCTTTTGTCCTTGCCAAGATGGAAATTGCTGGGATTACGGTCAAGAAAGAGACCTTGCTTGAGATGCAGGCTGAAAATGAGCTTGTCATTGAAAAACTGACTCAGGAGATTTATGAACTGGCTGGTGAGGAGTTTAATATCAATTCGCCTAAGCAGTTGGGAGTGCTTCTCTTTGAAAAATTGGGACTTCCTCTAGAGTACACTAAGAAAACTAAGACTGGATACTCGACAGCGGTGGATGTCTTGGAGCGCCTGGCTCCTATTGCTCCGATTGTTAAGAAAATCCTAGACTATCGTCAGATTGCTAAGATTCAATCGACTTATGTAATTGGCTTGCAGGACTGGATTTTGGCTGATGGCAAGATTCATACTCGCTATGTGCAGGATTTGACTCAGACTGGGCGTCTGTCTAGTGTGGATCCAAACTTGCAAAATATTCCTGTGCGTTTGGAGCAGGGCCGTCTCATTCGTAAGGCTTTTGTGCCTGAGTGGGAGGATAGTGTGCTACTCAGCTCGGACTACTCGCAGATTGAATTGCGCGTTTTGGCGCATATCTCTAAGGATGAGCACTTAATCAAGGCCTTCCAAGATGGAGCAGATATCCATACTTCAACAGCTATGCGTGTCTTTGGAATTGAACGTCCTGAGGATGTGACGCCAAACGACCGTCGCAATGCCAAGGCCGTCAACTTTGGAGTGGTTTACGGGATTTCAGATTTTGGTTTGTCTAATAATTTGGGCATTAGCCGTAAGGAGGCCAAGGCCTACATTGATACCTACTTTGAACGCTTCCCAGGTATTAAAAACTACATGGATGAAGTGGTGCGTGAGGCGCGTGATAAGGGCTATGTAGAGACACTTTTCAAGCGTCGTCGTGAGTTGCCAGATATCAATTCGCGCAATTTTAATATTCGTGGTTTTGCAGAGAGGACGGCTATTAATTCACCAATCCAGGGATCGGCGGCAGATATTCTCAAGATTGCCATGATTCAGCTGGATAAAGCCTTGGTTGCAGGTGGTTATCAGACTAAGATGCTTCTGCAAGTGCACGATGAAATCGTCCTTGAAGTTCCTAAATCGGAACTGGCAGAGATGAAAAAATTAGTGAAACAAATCATGGAAGAAGCCATTCAACTCAGTGTTCCCCTCATTGCAGATGAAAATGAAGGGGCAACCTGGTACGAGGCTAAATAA
- a CDS encoding CoA-binding protein — protein sequence MSQEFINPSDGVIRQYLATSKTLAVVGLSDREETTSNRVTKEMQARGYKIIPVNPKVAGGEILGEKAYASLAEIPFPVDIVNVYRRSEFLPDVARDFLKADAKIFWAQLGLESLEAEEILRAGGCDDIVMNRCIKREHTRLIEEA from the coding sequence ATGAGTCAAGAATTTATCAATCCAAGTGATGGTGTGATTCGTCAGTATCTAGCAACGAGTAAAACCCTTGCTGTAGTGGGCTTGTCAGACCGTGAAGAAACAACTAGCAATCGAGTGACCAAGGAAATGCAGGCTCGGGGTTATAAAATCATCCCAGTCAATCCCAAGGTAGCAGGTGGCGAAATCTTGGGTGAAAAGGCTTATGCAAGCCTCGCTGAGATTCCTTTTCCTGTAGATATTGTTAATGTTTACCGGCGCAGTGAATTTTTGCCAGATGTGGCGCGTGATTTTCTCAAAGCTGATGCAAAGATTTTTTGGGCACAGCTAGGACTTGAAAGTCTAGAAGCGGAAGAAATCTTGCGTGCTGGAGGATGTGATGATATCGTGATGAATCGTTGCATCAAGAGAGAACACACACGCTTGATTGAGGAAGCATAA
- a CDS encoding YeiH family protein, with product MSFLSKNGAGILACLLISLLAWYLGGFFPVIGAPVFAIFIGMLLHPFLSSHKQLDAGLTFSSKKLLQYAVILLGFGLNISQVFAVGQSSLPVILSTISIALIVAYLFQRFFALDTKLATLIGVGSSICGGSAIAATAPVIHAKEKEVAQAISVIFFFNVLAALIFPTLGTWLHLSNEGFALFAGTAVNDTSSVTATASAWDSLYQTNTLESATIVKLTRTLAIIPITLFLSYWQSREQKNKQGLQLKKVFPLFILYFILASLLTTLLTSLGVSSSFFTPLKQLSKFLIIMAMSAIGLKTNLVAMVKSSGKSIVLGAVCWIAIILTSLGMQALIGIF from the coding sequence ATGTCATTTCTATCAAAAAATGGAGCAGGCATCTTGGCCTGCCTTCTGATTTCACTACTTGCTTGGTATCTAGGCGGATTCTTCCCTGTGATTGGCGCACCCGTCTTTGCGATTTTCATAGGCATGCTCCTACATCCCTTTCTCTCGTCTCATAAACAACTGGATGCTGGATTGACCTTTAGTTCCAAAAAATTGCTCCAGTATGCCGTTATCTTGCTTGGTTTTGGTCTCAATATCTCGCAGGTCTTTGCAGTCGGACAATCTTCACTCCCTGTCATCCTGTCCACTATCTCAATAGCCTTGATTGTTGCCTACCTTTTCCAGCGTTTCTTTGCACTGGATACAAAACTGGCTACCTTGATTGGGGTGGGGTCTTCAATCTGTGGGGGCTCTGCCATTGCGGCGACAGCGCCCGTCATCCATGCCAAGGAAAAAGAAGTCGCCCAAGCCATTTCCGTTATCTTTTTCTTCAATGTCTTGGCTGCGCTCATCTTTCCAACTCTAGGAACCTGGCTTCACTTATCAAATGAAGGCTTCGCCCTCTTTGCAGGAACTGCAGTCAACGATACTTCCTCTGTAACCGCCACAGCCAGCGCCTGGGACAGTCTCTACCAGACTAATACCCTCGAATCCGCAACCATTGTCAAACTCACACGTACTCTGGCTATCATCCCCATCACTCTCTTTCTCTCCTACTGGCAAAGTCGCGAGCAAAAAAATAAGCAAGGCTTACAACTGAAAAAAGTCTTCCCACTTTTTATCCTTTACTTTATCCTCGCATCTCTCCTAACCACCCTACTGACCTCTCTCGGTGTGTCCAGTAGTTTCTTTACCCCTCTCAAACAACTTTCCAAATTCCTCATTATCATGGCCATGAGTGCTATCGGTCTCAAAACTAATCTGGTCGCTATGGTCAAATCCAGTGGAAAATCCATTGTTCTCGGAGCCGTCTGCTGGATTGCCATCATCCTCACCAGCCTCGGTATGCAAGCATTGATTGGTATTTTCTAA
- a CDS encoding pyridoxal phosphate-dependent aminotransferase, whose amino-acid sequence MDLTKRFNKQLDKIQVSLIRQFDQAISEIPGVLRLTLGEPDFTTPDHVKEAAKRAIDQNQSYYTGMSGLLTLRQAASDFVKEKYQLDYAPENEILVTIGATEALSATLTAILEEGDKVLLPAPAYPGYEPIINLVGAEIVEIDTTENGFVLTPEMLEKAILEQGDKLKAVILNYPANPTGITYSREQLEALAAVLRKYEIFVVCDEVYSELTYTGEAHVSLGTMLRDQAIIINGLSKSHAMTGWRLGLIFAPAAFTAQLIKSHQYLVTAANTMAQHAAVEALTAGKNDAEPMKKEYIQRRDYIIEKMTALGFEIIKPDGAFYIFAKIPAGYNQDSFAFLKDFAQKKAVAFIPGAAFGRYGEGYVRLSYAASMETIEEAMKRLEEYMREA is encoded by the coding sequence ATGGACTTAACTAAGCGCTTTAATAAACAGTTAGATAAGATTCAAGTTTCGTTGATTCGTCAGTTTGACCAGGCTATTTCGGAGATTCCTGGGGTCTTGCGTTTGACCTTGGGGGAGCCTGATTTTACAACGCCAGATCATGTCAAGGAGGCGGCCAAGCGAGCGATTGATCAGAACCAATCCTACTATACAGGGATGAGTGGTTTGCTGACTCTACGTCAGGCGGCCAGTGACTTTGTTAAGGAAAAGTACCAACTGGACTATGCTCCTGAAAATGAAATCTTGGTTACAATTGGGGCGACAGAGGCTTTATCTGCTACTTTGACAGCTATTTTGGAAGAGGGAGACAAGGTACTCTTGCCAGCTCCTGCTTATCCAGGCTATGAGCCGATTATCAATCTAGTTGGGGCAGAGATTGTCGAGATTGACACAACTGAAAATGGTTTTGTCTTGACTCCTGAGATGTTGGAAAAGGCTATTTTGGAGCAGGGTGATAAGCTCAAGGCGGTTATTCTCAACTATCCAGCAAATCCGACAGGAATTACCTACAGTCGGGAGCAGTTGGAGGCCTTGGCAGCTGTTTTACGCAAGTACGAAATTTTTGTTGTCTGTGATGAGGTTTACTCAGAATTGACCTACACAGGCGAAGCCCATGTGTCTCTGGGAACTATGTTGAGAGACCAAGCTATTATTATCAATGGTCTATCTAAATCGCATGCCATGACAGGTTGGCGTTTGGGGCTGATTTTCGCTCCTGCGGCCTTCACAGCCCAGTTAATCAAGAGTCACCAGTACTTGGTGACTGCCGCAAATACCATGGCTCAACATGCTGCGGTGGAAGCCTTGACGGCTGGTAAAAACGATGCGGAGCCCATGAAAAAGGAATACATCCAGCGTCGGGACTATATCATCGAAAAAATGACTGCTCTTGGTTTTGAGATTATTAAACCAGACGGTGCCTTCTATATCTTTGCTAAGATTCCAGCGGGCTACAATCAAGACTCCTTTGCCTTTCTCAAGGATTTTGCTCAGAAGAAGGCTGTTGCCTTTATCCCTGGTGCTGCCTTTGGGCGTTATGGAGAAGGTTACGTTCGCCTGTCTTATGCGGCTAGCATGGAGACTATCGAAGAAGCCATGAAACGACTTGAGGAGTACATGAGAGAAGCATGA
- the recO gene encoding DNA repair protein RecO, translated as MIQSITSQGLVLYNRNFREDDKLVKIFTEQAGKRMFFVKHAGQSKLAPVIQPLVLARFLLRINDDGLSYIEDYHEVMTFPKINSDLFVRAYATYVAALADASLQDNQQDAPLFAFLQKTLELMEAGLDYQVLTNIFEIQILTRFGISLNFNECVFCHRVGQAFDFSFKYGACLCPNHYHEDERRCHLNPNIPYLLNQFQAIDFETLETISLKPEIKQELRQFMDQLYEEYVGIHLKSKKFIDSLADWGQLLKEEKK; from the coding sequence ATGATTCAGTCTATCACGAGTCAAGGCTTGGTGCTCTACAATCGCAACTTTCGGGAGGATGATAAGCTAGTCAAGATTTTTACAGAGCAGGCTGGCAAGCGCATGTTTTTCGTTAAACATGCTGGCCAGTCTAAGCTGGCACCTGTTATTCAGCCCTTAGTGCTGGCACGATTTCTCTTGCGAATCAATGATGATGGGCTTAGCTACATTGAGGATTATCACGAGGTGATGACCTTTCCCAAGATTAATAGTGATCTCTTTGTCAGGGCCTATGCGACCTACGTGGCAGCTCTTGCCGATGCTAGTTTGCAGGACAATCAGCAGGATGCTCCCTTGTTTGCTTTTTTGCAAAAGACTTTGGAATTGATGGAAGCGGGCTTGGATTATCAGGTTTTGACTAATATTTTTGAAATTCAAATCTTGACCCGATTTGGTATTAGTCTCAATTTTAATGAGTGTGTCTTTTGTCATCGGGTCGGTCAGGCTTTTGACTTTTCTTTCAAATATGGAGCCTGCCTCTGTCCAAATCATTATCATGAAGATGAGAGACGTTGCCATCTCAATCCCAATATCCCCTATCTGCTCAATCAATTTCAAGCTATTGATTTTGAGACATTGGAGACCATTTCGCTCAAGCCTGAAATCAAGCAAGAACTACGCCAATTTATGGATCAACTCTACGAAGAGTACGTTGGGATTCACCTAAAATCAAAGAAATTTATTGATTCCCTAGCAGACTGGGGACAATTACTAAAAGAGGAAAAGAAATGA
- the plsX gene encoding phosphate acyltransferase PlsX yields the protein MKKIAVDAMGGDYAPQAIVEGVNQALADFSDIEVQLYGDEAKIKQYLTATERVSIIHTDEKIDSDDEPTRAIRKKKNASMVLAAKAVKEGEADAVLSAGNTGALLAAGFFIVGRIKNIDRPGLMSTLPTVDGKGFDMLDLGANAENTAHHLHQYAVLGSFYAKNVRGIAQPRVGLLNNGTESSKGDPLRKETYELLVADESLNFIGNVEARDLMNGVADVVVADGFTGNAVLKSIEGTAMGIMGLLKTAITGGGLRAKLGALLLKDSLRGLKKQLNYSDVGGAVLFGVKAPVVKTHGSSDAKAVYSTIRQIRTMLETDVVAQTAREFSGE from the coding sequence ATGAAAAAAATCGCAGTAGATGCCATGGGGGGCGATTACGCACCTCAGGCCATCGTTGAGGGTGTCAATCAAGCCCTAGCTGACTTTTCAGATATCGAGGTTCAACTCTACGGAGATGAAGCTAAAATCAAGCAATATCTAACAGCGACAGAGCGCGTCAGCATTATCCATACGGATGAGAAGATTGATTCAGACGATGAACCTACGAGAGCTATTCGGAAGAAGAAAAATGCCAGTATGGTCTTGGCGGCCAAGGCTGTCAAAGAGGGAGAAGCAGACGCTGTTCTCTCAGCTGGGAATACAGGTGCTTTACTAGCAGCAGGATTTTTCATCGTGGGTCGTATCAAGAACATCGATCGTCCTGGGCTTATGTCGACTTTGCCGACTGTAGATGGGAAGGGGTTTGACATGCTGGACCTCGGTGCCAATGCGGAAAATACAGCACATCACCTCCATCAATACGCGGTTCTAGGTTCCTTCTATGCTAAAAATGTTCGTGGAATTGCGCAACCACGTGTTGGTTTGCTCAACAACGGAACAGAGAGTAGCAAGGGTGATCCGCTTCGTAAGGAAACTTATGAATTATTAGTGGCTGATGAAAGTTTGAACTTTATCGGAAATGTGGAAGCGCGTGATTTGATGAATGGCGTTGCAGATGTTGTTGTGGCAGATGGTTTCACGGGAAACGCTGTGCTCAAATCCATTGAAGGGACAGCTATGGGAATCATGGGCTTGCTCAAGACAGCTATTACAGGTGGTGGTCTTCGAGCGAAACTAGGTGCCCTCCTTCTTAAGGACAGTCTCAGAGGTTTGAAAAAACAGCTCAACTACTCAGATGTTGGTGGAGCAGTCTTGTTTGGTGTTAAGGCACCTGTTGTCAAGACTCATGGCTCCAGCGATGCCAAGGCTGTCTATAGTACAATCCGCCAGATTCGTACCATGCTAGAAACAGACGTAGTTGCCCAGACTGCGCGTGAATTTTCAGGAGAATAA
- a CDS encoding acyl carrier protein, whose product MTEKEIFDRIVTIIQERQGEDFVVTESLSLKDDLDADSVDLMEFILTLEDEFSIEISDEEIDQLQSVGDVVKIIQGK is encoded by the coding sequence ATGACAGAAAAAGAAATTTTTGACCGTATTGTGACCATTATCCAAGAGCGACAGGGAGAGGACTTTGTCGTGACAGAATCCTTGAGTCTGAAAGATGACTTGGATGCTGACTCCGTTGACTTGATGGAGTTTATCTTGACGCTGGAAGATGAATTTAGTATCGAAATCAGTGATGAGGAAATTGACCAACTGCAAAGTGTAGGAGATGTGGTTAAAATCATTCAAGGAAAATAG
- a CDS encoding C40 family peptidase translates to MKKYLYSSLLVLAGGVLLANTTVAYADSPSASEKEAIAQLVNQGKIKAEEADQVKLIGFEDKETQAEGNQEKKAFNQYRDPKGTWMQTNGKWWFKYGSGGYAKNWEQLDGKWYYFDDQGWMKENTWIQPDGNYYYLSASGAMVTGYQRVNGTPYFFRDSGVWVENRGQALGEYAETFVGKIPYVWGGADLNSGVDCSGFTMAIHAKFDISIPRVTYGQATGGSYVSNGSQQAGDLILYNSEETNDHVGIYVGGGKVVHAPYPGQYVSYMDQYGITQNTIRRYW, encoded by the coding sequence ATGAAAAAATATCTTTATTCTAGTTTGTTAGTTCTTGCAGGAGGCGTTCTCCTAGCAAATACTACGGTAGCCTATGCTGATTCCCCATCAGCAAGTGAGAAAGAAGCGATTGCTCAATTAGTTAATCAAGGCAAGATAAAAGCTGAAGAAGCTGATCAAGTAAAATTGATTGGTTTTGAAGATAAAGAAACCCAAGCAGAGGGAAATCAAGAGAAGAAAGCTTTCAATCAATATCGTGATCCGAAAGGAACATGGATGCAAACCAATGGTAAATGGTGGTTTAAATACGGTTCAGGTGGTTATGCTAAAAATTGGGAACAATTAGATGGCAAGTGGTACTATTTTGATGACCAAGGATGGATGAAAGAAAATACTTGGATTCAACCTGATGGTAATTATTACTACTTATCTGCTAGTGGTGCTATGGTCACTGGTTATCAACGTGTGAATGGTACACCATACTTCTTTAGAGACAGTGGTGTATGGGTAGAAAATCGTGGACAGGCACTTGGTGAATATGCCGAGACATTTGTAGGGAAAATCCCATATGTTTGGGGTGGGGCAGATTTGAATAGTGGCGTAGATTGCTCAGGATTTACGATGGCTATTCATGCTAAGTTTGATATTAGTATTCCTAGAGTGACCTATGGTCAAGCAACAGGAGGAAGTTATGTAAGTAATGGTTCTCAACAAGCTGGAGATTTGATTTTGTATAATAGTGAAGAGACAAATGACCATGTAGGTATTTATGTTGGTGGTGGAAAGGTAGTTCATGCTCCATATCCAGGTCAATATGTTTCTTATATGGATCAATACGGTATTACTCAAAATACAATTCGTAGATATTGGTAA
- a CDS encoding N-acetylmuramoyl-L-alanine amidase family protein, translated as MKKSKLLTLGLLAGAGLLLSINQAQAADTWVKNGADWNLSQDGSLAKDKWVQNAGSWYHFDSTGKMQTGWLKEGNTWYSLADSGAMRTGWYKEGNTWYSLANSGAMRTGWYEEGSTWYYLKGSGAMATGWATPNGKWSYFEKSGAMVADRAVPASDGESYVIGKDGYLLTKLPSQVEQSQADDTIITNIVTLSDGYDYHLIHRKDGVIVEKNAWYIKPEFKKFSNKYGEVVSNTTLALVDNKEEGQDIDPKAVVQNFQNLPNRYYFDENGHRVVNIPAMTTYSEIKKVGNDVYLENPGARLRLGATNFTINNNKLYYLENEKGKLKTGYFVLIDDGATTTHHHILAYADQSGEILKMKRLPSGVSDYLDKEIDGLYGEKIKIESPHSNEYYKVVVVK; from the coding sequence ATGAAAAAATCTAAACTACTCACTCTTGGTCTGCTTGCAGGTGCTGGTTTACTTTTGTCTATCAATCAAGCACAGGCTGCAGATACTTGGGTTAAAAATGGTGCTGACTGGAATCTTTCTCAAGATGGCAGTCTAGCTAAGGATAAATGGGTACAAAATGCTGGCTCATGGTATCATTTTGACAGCACTGGTAAAATGCAGACAGGCTGGCTCAAAGAAGGCAATACTTGGTATTCACTAGCAGATAGTGGTGCTATGCGCACAGGCTGGTACAAGGAAGGCAATACCTGGTACTCACTCGCAAATAGTGGTGCCATGCGCACTGGCTGGTACGAAGAAGGATCTACATGGTATTACCTCAAAGGCAGTGGCGCTATGGCAACAGGATGGGCGACTCCAAATGGTAAATGGTCTTACTTTGAAAAATCAGGTGCTATGGTCGCAGACAGAGCTGTTCCAGCCAGTGATGGGGAAAGTTATGTCATTGGTAAGGATGGATATCTGTTAACCAAACTCCCAAGTCAGGTTGAACAATCTCAAGCGGATGATACAATTATCACAAATATTGTTACTTTATCTGACGGGTATGATTATCATCTTATTCATAGAAAAGATGGAGTCATTGTTGAAAAAAATGCTTGGTACATCAAGCCAGAGTTTAAAAAGTTTTCTAATAAATATGGGGAGGTGGTTTCAAATACAACCTTAGCTTTAGTGGATAATAAAGAAGAAGGACAAGATATTGATCCTAAGGCAGTTGTACAGAACTTCCAAAACTTACCAAATCGCTACTACTTTGATGAAAATGGACATCGTGTGGTTAATATCCCAGCAATGACAACCTATTCAGAGATTAAAAAAGTTGGCAATGATGTCTATTTAGAAAATCCAGGTGCACGACTTCGTCTTGGAGCTACCAACTTTACAATCAATAACAATAAACTATACTATTTAGAAAATGAGAAAGGTAAGCTCAAAACAGGTTACTTTGTATTAATTGATGATGGAGCAACCACTACTCATCATCACATTCTAGCCTATGCGGATCAATCTGGTGAGATTCTTAAGATGAAACGCTTGCCATCAGGAGTTTCAGATTATCTTGATAAAGAAATTGATGGTTTATATGGTGAAAAAATTAAGATTGAATCTCCACACTCAAACGAATATTATAAAGTGGTCGTGGTTAAATAA
- a CDS encoding ComC/BlpC family leader-containing pheromone/bacteriocin, which translates to MEMKNTFVELEQFEELTPEVLKEVNGGGIFEDIYHWLHLRPEPR; encoded by the coding sequence ATGGAAATGAAAAATACATTTGTAGAATTGGAACAATTTGAAGAGTTAACCCCAGAGGTATTGAAGGAAGTGAATGGTGGAGGGATTTTTGAAGATATTTACCATTGGCTACATCTACGCCCAGAGCCAAGATAG
- a CDS encoding GHKL domain-containing protein has product MKSMWILSLLFGFRLFSSIMSGGCNPFYVRFDTTISLLIFILFFSWLFYIKHLEQIYRDEQTIQRQEDENRSLQGMVDKLGHLYDEVRGFRHDFAGIVASMEPAIANQDMAEVSTIYQDVFLKTNEKLRKADYTAFNLHNIHDIAIRNTLAKAMIVADNQGIHFSLETVGVVEELDLPMLEAIRILSILTTNALEAASEAENPQIRVALLADDRSVRFIIENTRKKEELNPSILSQKGYSTKGNHSGLGLATLEDMVFHYDLNLDTQLGETTFRQDLELPFKDEKRGGEE; this is encoded by the coding sequence ATGAAAAGTATGTGGATTTTATCCTTATTGTTTGGTTTCAGACTGTTTTCATCCATCATGTCTGGGGGATGTAATCCTTTCTACGTTCGTTTTGACACGACCATTTCCCTTCTGATTTTCATTCTCTTTTTCTCTTGGCTCTTTTATATTAAGCATTTGGAGCAGATTTATCGTGATGAGCAGACTATTCAGAGACAGGAAGATGAAAATCGTTCCTTGCAAGGGATGGTGGACAAGCTAGGTCATCTCTATGATGAAGTGCGAGGTTTCCGTCATGATTTTGCAGGAATTGTCGCCAGCATGGAACCTGCCATAGCCAATCAAGACATGGCTGAGGTGTCTACCATTTATCAAGATGTCTTTCTAAAGACCAATGAAAAGCTGAGAAAGGCGGACTACACGGCCTTTAATCTCCACAATATCCATGATATAGCCATTCGCAATACCTTGGCAAAAGCCATGATTGTGGCAGATAATCAGGGAATTCATTTTAGTTTGGAGACGGTGGGGGTTGTCGAAGAGCTGGATTTGCCGATGTTGGAGGCTATCCGTATCCTCTCTATCCTCACGACAAATGCCTTAGAGGCAGCCAGTGAGGCGGAAAATCCGCAGATTCGGGTTGCTTTATTGGCAGACGATAGGAGTGTCCGTTTTATCATTGAAAACACTCGTAAGAAAGAAGAACTGAATCCCAGCATTCTCAGTCAAAAGGGTTACTCTACCAAGGGAAACCACAGTGGACTGGGCTTAGCAACCTTGGAGGATATGGTTTTTCATTATGATTTAAACTTAGATACCCAGCTAGGAGAGACGACCTTTAGACAAGACTTAGAATTGCCATTTAAGGATGAGAAACGAGGGGGAGAGGAATGA